GCAACCAATGCGGTACGTTTATGCCATCAAATGTTATTCAATACAAATCAAATTGTTGAAGTTTTTGTGATTGGTGTGGGGGGAGTAGGTAATGCATTAATCGAACAAATTCATCGTCAACAGGCATGGTTGAAAAATAAGCACATTGATCTTCGTGTATGTGGTATTGCTAATTCGCGCGCGATGTTAACGAATATGCAGGGTATTGATTTAGATAATTGGCAACAAGCATTAAAAGAAGCCAAAGCGCCTTTTAGCTTTAGTCAACTTATTCGTTTAGAAAAAGAGTACCACTTCTTAAATCCAGTGATTGTTGATTGCACATCAAATGAGGAAATTGCGCAACAGTATGCAAATTTCTTACAAAATGGCTTTAATGTGGTTACACCAAACAAAAAAGCGAATACGCTGTCGATGGATTATTACTATCAAATCCGAAAAGCCGCGGAAGCTTCACGTCGCAAATTTTTGTATGACACTAACGTGGGTGCCGGTTTACCAGTTATTGAAAACTTACAAAACTTGCTTAATGCAGGTGATGAACTAGTTCAATTTAATGGTATTCTCTCTGGCTCGCTCTCTTACATTTTTGGCCAGTTAGATGAAGGTAAGAGCTTGTCAGAAGCAACACTTTCAGCGAAAGAAAAAGGCTTTACAGAACCGGATCCTCGAGATGATCTTTCTGGTATGGATGTCGCACGTAAATTACTGATTTTAGCTCGTGAAGCGGGTTATAAATTAGAGTTAAGTGATATCGATGTAGAGCCTGTATTACCGGCTTCATTTGACAGCACGGGTGATGTTGCTAATTTCTTAAGCCGTTTACCTCAAGTTGATGTTGAGTTTGATGCTAAAGTCGAAGAAGCGCAGAAAGAAGGTAAAGTATTACGTTATGTTGGTATTATTAATGAGGGGCAGTGCCAAGTTAAAATGATGGCTGTTGATGCTAATGATCCTCTGTTTAAAGTAAAAAATGGTGAAAATGCTTTAGCCTTTTACACTCGCTACTATCAGCCAATCCCATTAGTGCTACGTGGGTATGGTGCGGGTAATGATGTTACTGCTGCTGGAGTGTTTGCAGATGTATTACGTACCTTATCATGGAAATTGGGAGTTTAAGCGTGGTTAAAGTTTACGCACCGGCATCAATAGGTAACGTGAGCGTCGGATTTGATGTTCTCGGCGCCGCAGTTTCACCTATTGATGGGCAATTACTTGGCGACTGTGTCGCAATTGAAGCAGCATCATCATTTACACTGGAAAGTAAAGGGCATTTTGTTAGCAAATTGCCTGCTGATCCTAAACAAAATATTGTGTATCAATGTTGGCAATTATTCTGTGAAAAACTAGGCAAAGAACTTCCAGTTGCAATGACACTTGAGAAGAATATGCCAATTGGTTCAGGTTTAGGATCAAGTGCTTGTTCTGTTGTTGCCGCATTAGTTGCACTTAACGAATTTGCTAAAAAACCCTTCAACGAAAGACAATTATTATTAATGATGGGTGAATTAGAAGGGCGTATTTCGGGGAGTGTACATTTTGATAATGTTGCGCCTTGTTATTTAGGTGGATTACAACTCATTCTTGAGCAAAATGATATTATTTGCCAATCAGTGCCTGCATTTGATGACTGGTACTGGGTAATGGCCTACCCAGGAATTAAAGTCTCTACGGCACAAGCTAGAGCGATTTTGCCAAAACAGTATTCAAAAGAAGATATTATTAATCATGGCCGTTATTTATCTGGATTTATTCATGCTTGCCATACACAGCAATCCGAGCTGGCAGCCAATTTAATGAAAGATGTGATAGCAGAGCCTTATCGTACTCAATTGCTTCCGGGATTTGAAAAGGCCAGAGAAGCTTCTCAAAAAAAAGGGGCATTGGCTTGTGGCATTTCCGGCTCAGGTCCTACTCTTTTTACCATCACCGATTCATTAGAAATTGCACAAGATATGGCCGAATGGTTAAAACAACACTATGTACAAAACAGTGAAGGTTTTGTGCATATCTGCCGTTTAGATACGCGTGGCGCAAGACAGATAGGGTAAGTCATGAAATTATACAATTTAAAAGATAATCAAGAGCAAGTGAGCTTTGCTCAAGCAGTAAAGCAAGGTTTAGGTAAACACCAAGGCCTCTTTTTCCCACAGGACTTACCATCGTTTTCTAAAGATGAAATTGATGAATTATTAGCGCTTGATTTTGCAACGCGCAGTAGCCGTATTTTAACGGCATTTATAGGTGATGAAATTCCAGCTGATGTATTAGCAAAACGAATTAAAACTGCATTTGCATTTCCTGCCCCAGTGACTCA
This genomic stretch from Proteus vulgaris harbors:
- the thrB gene encoding homoserine kinase; translated protein: MVKVYAPASIGNVSVGFDVLGAAVSPIDGQLLGDCVAIEAASSFTLESKGHFVSKLPADPKQNIVYQCWQLFCEKLGKELPVAMTLEKNMPIGSGLGSSACSVVAALVALNEFAKKPFNERQLLLMMGELEGRISGSVHFDNVAPCYLGGLQLILEQNDIICQSVPAFDDWYWVMAYPGIKVSTAQARAILPKQYSKEDIINHGRYLSGFIHACHTQQSELAANLMKDVIAEPYRTQLLPGFEKAREASQKKGALACGISGSGPTLFTITDSLEIAQDMAEWLKQHYVQNSEGFVHICRLDTRGARQIG
- the thrC_1 gene encoding threonine synthase; this translates as MKLYNLKDNQEQVSFAQAVKQGLGKHQGLFFPQDLPSFSKDEIDELLALDFATRSSRILTAFIGDEIPADVLAKRIKTAFAFPAPVTQVEDDISCLELFHGPTLAFKDFGGRFYGANVVRSSRQSTGYYFNCNIR